The Natronoglycomyces albus genome has a segment encoding these proteins:
- a CDS encoding anthranilate synthase component I yields MNSHKASEATVLSTPSGVTVRRTAQGCDDDLSAVIEQVETRRGGVLSSGMEYPGRYSRFHLAYVNPALEVSASGRDVTVRALNQRGRLLLEPLATALDPLGTVSRDADEVGIHIAPGEGPISEEDRSRQPTVFSAVRALRDALACDDPYLGFYGAFGYDLAFQFEPIEYSKPRAAKDRDLVLHLADEVYVVDRKRETAVVYRYEFEIAGQSTAGIDRETEPVVFTPVESVPEGPRLGEYADTVRRAKEEFKQGNLFEVVPGHEMYATCDSPAAFYERLREANPAPYEFFLNLGHDEYLVGASPEMFVRVQGRRVETCPIAGTIARGADSLQDATRIAELIGSAKEESELTMCTDVDRNDKARVCVPGSVKVLGRRQIEMYSRLIHTVDHIEGQLRDGMDAIDAFLTHMWAVTVTGAPKTWAMRFIERHETTPRRWYGGAVGFVGVDGSMNTGLTLRTAQIRDGLVAVRAGATLLYDSDPDAEEQETYLKARALLETAAGGRGAAAEVDSPLDVAGGPQGEGRRVLLVDHEDSFVNTLGDYFRQHGCEVTTLRFGFDHSALDTMRPDLVVLSPGPGRPTDFDTASLLDAIARRGLPAFGVCMGLQAMVEHAGGELTLLEEPMHGKPGVVTVLDDSGEPSGIFAGLPSQLTAARYHSLYAKPEAVKGFEVSAVTDDVVMAMENPDLRWFAVQFHPESILTAQQAQGLRLVGNVLRLTRRD; encoded by the coding sequence GTGAATTCTCACAAAGCATCTGAAGCTACCGTTTTGTCTACTCCTTCGGGCGTGACCGTGCGCCGTACCGCGCAAGGTTGCGACGACGACCTGTCGGCGGTCATTGAGCAGGTGGAGACGCGCCGGGGAGGCGTGTTGTCCTCCGGCATGGAGTACCCGGGCCGCTATTCGCGTTTCCACTTGGCATACGTCAACCCGGCGTTGGAGGTGAGCGCTTCGGGCCGGGATGTGACCGTTCGAGCGCTCAACCAACGCGGCCGTCTCTTGCTGGAACCATTGGCTACTGCTTTGGATCCACTGGGCACGGTGAGTCGTGACGCCGACGAGGTCGGTATTCACATCGCCCCCGGCGAAGGCCCCATCAGCGAGGAGGATCGCTCCCGTCAACCCACGGTCTTCTCGGCCGTGCGGGCGCTGCGCGACGCTCTGGCCTGCGACGATCCGTACCTGGGTTTCTATGGCGCTTTCGGGTATGACCTGGCGTTTCAGTTTGAGCCCATCGAGTATTCCAAGCCGCGTGCGGCGAAGGACCGCGATCTGGTGCTGCATTTGGCCGATGAGGTCTATGTGGTGGACCGGAAGCGCGAAACTGCGGTGGTATACCGCTACGAGTTCGAGATAGCCGGCCAGAGCACGGCGGGGATCGACCGCGAGACCGAGCCGGTGGTTTTCACTCCGGTGGAATCGGTGCCGGAGGGTCCCCGGCTGGGCGAGTACGCGGACACGGTTCGCCGCGCGAAGGAAGAGTTTAAGCAGGGCAACTTGTTCGAGGTCGTGCCTGGCCACGAAATGTACGCCACATGCGACTCTCCGGCGGCTTTCTATGAGCGCCTTCGGGAAGCCAATCCGGCCCCATATGAGTTCTTTCTCAACCTCGGGCACGACGAGTATTTGGTCGGGGCCAGCCCGGAGATGTTTGTGCGGGTACAGGGTCGCCGGGTGGAGACGTGCCCGATCGCGGGCACGATCGCTCGCGGAGCCGATTCGTTGCAGGACGCCACCCGCATCGCCGAGTTGATCGGCTCCGCGAAGGAAGAGTCCGAGTTGACCATGTGCACGGACGTGGACCGCAACGACAAGGCGCGCGTGTGCGTACCGGGCTCGGTGAAGGTGTTGGGACGCCGCCAGATCGAGATGTATTCGCGCCTGATCCACACTGTCGATCACATTGAGGGGCAGTTGCGTGATGGCATGGACGCCATTGACGCGTTTTTGACCCACATGTGGGCTGTCACGGTCACCGGGGCTCCCAAGACCTGGGCGATGCGGTTCATTGAGCGGCATGAGACCACTCCTCGACGTTGGTATGGCGGCGCGGTCGGTTTCGTGGGCGTGGATGGCTCGATGAATACTGGTTTGACCTTGCGTACCGCGCAGATTCGCGATGGCCTCGTGGCGGTGCGGGCGGGGGCGACGCTGTTGTATGACTCCGACCCCGATGCCGAAGAGCAAGAGACCTACTTGAAGGCTCGGGCTCTGCTGGAGACGGCCGCCGGGGGCCGGGGAGCTGCGGCTGAGGTCGACTCCCCCCTTGACGTGGCCGGTGGGCCGCAAGGCGAGGGACGGCGAGTGCTGCTGGTTGACCATGAGGACTCGTTCGTCAACACCTTGGGCGACTACTTCAGGCAACATGGCTGCGAGGTGACGACTCTCCGATTCGGCTTCGACCACAGTGCCCTGGACACGATGCGCCCTGACTTGGTGGTGCTCTCACCGGGCCCGGGCCGCCCCACGGACTTCGACACCGCCTCGCTGTTGGACGCGATCGCCCGGCGCGGACTTCCCGCCTTCGGGGTGTGCATGGGACTGCAAGCTATGGTCGAGCACGCCGGGGGCGAGTTGACGCTGCTGGAGGAGCCGATGCACGGAAAGCCGGGGGTCGTGACCGTCCTCGATGACTCTGGTGAACCCTCCGGCATCTTTGCTGGCTTGCCCTCCCAGTTGACCGCGGCCCGCTATCACTCCTTGTACGCCAAGCCCGAGGCTGTGAAGGGGTTCGAAGTAAGCGCGGTGACCGACGACGTGGTCATGGCGATGGAGAACCCGGATCTGCGGTGGTTCGCCGTGCAGTTCCATCCCGAGTCCATCCTCACCGCCCAGCAGGCCCAGGGACTACGGCTGGTCGGAAACGTCCTCAGGCTGACTCGTCGCGACTAA
- a CDS encoding SCO2523 family variant P-loop protein: MLVFSTSDKGGTGRSVTSANVAYRAALQGNNVCYVDFDFGSPTAGAVFSIDHLLHGTESNGVHSYLQGRAAEPVRQAVWGASGRDVLRTRPDRAGELVLMPGDHSGGEFPGNQGVVDACMKLFLALEQEFDVSFIDLSAGRSHATEVAMAATASDTIRRRVKTRWLVFHRWTRQHVIAADSLVRGERGLLQTGVAHGHDERALEQCIKFVRTAVADPNSKEMAGLAPTQVSWLRQCDSDLHRLAKEYRVGRINLLDTVPLDPVLQWREQLLTDVDVHNRKIANHKTVDAFDRLAKSITDDEAWPRM, from the coding sequence ATGCTGGTCTTTTCCACCTCGGACAAAGGCGGAACCGGAAGGTCGGTCACCAGCGCGAACGTGGCCTACCGGGCGGCCCTGCAAGGAAACAACGTCTGCTATGTCGATTTCGACTTCGGATCCCCCACCGCCGGGGCGGTTTTCTCGATCGACCACCTGTTGCACGGCACCGAAAGCAACGGCGTCCACTCCTATTTGCAAGGGCGCGCCGCCGAACCGGTTCGCCAAGCCGTATGGGGAGCCTCCGGCCGGGACGTGTTGCGTACGAGGCCCGATCGGGCCGGAGAACTGGTCCTTATGCCCGGTGACCACTCTGGCGGTGAATTTCCCGGAAATCAAGGCGTGGTCGATGCCTGTATGAAGCTGTTCTTGGCTCTAGAGCAGGAATTCGACGTTTCCTTTATCGACCTGAGCGCCGGGCGTTCCCACGCCACCGAGGTAGCGATGGCCGCCACAGCGTCGGACACGATTCGCCGCCGTGTCAAGACCCGCTGGCTGGTGTTTCACCGCTGGACCCGGCAGCATGTCATCGCCGCCGACAGCCTAGTGCGCGGCGAGCGCGGCCTACTACAGACCGGAGTCGCGCACGGTCACGACGAACGCGCGCTGGAACAGTGCATCAAGTTCGTCCGAACCGCCGTGGCCGACCCGAACTCCAAGGAGATGGCCGGACTCGCCCCAACTCAGGTCTCATGGCTGCGCCAGTGCGATTCCGACCTACACCGCCTGGCCAAGGAATACCGGGTCGGACGCATCAATCTGCTCGACACCGTCCCGCTGGACCCGGTCTTGCAATGGCGCGAACAGCTGCTCACCGACGTCGATGTCCACAATCGCAAGATCGCCAACCACAAGACCGTGGACGCTTTCGACCGGCTGGCCAAGAGCATCACCGACGACGAGGCCTGGCCGCGCATGTAA
- the ndk gene encoding nucleoside-diphosphate kinase: MSENQRTLVLIKPDAVERGLVGDIIARLERKGLKITALQMRTMDSELAEAHYEEHLNKPFFPGLKEFMTSKPLVSLIVEGDQAISVVRLLAGATDARKAEPGTIRGDFGLSNQLNLIHASDSEESAKREIDLWFS; this comes from the coding sequence ATGTCCGAGAATCAGCGGACACTGGTCCTCATCAAGCCGGACGCTGTTGAGCGTGGCCTGGTGGGAGACATTATCGCTCGTCTGGAGCGCAAGGGCCTGAAGATCACCGCCCTGCAAATGCGCACTATGGACAGTGAATTGGCGGAGGCTCACTACGAGGAACACCTCAACAAGCCATTCTTCCCGGGGCTGAAGGAATTCATGACCTCTAAGCCACTGGTGAGCCTGATAGTCGAAGGCGATCAAGCGATTTCGGTAGTGCGACTTCTCGCCGGAGCCACCGATGCTCGCAAGGCGGAGCCAGGCACCATTCGTGGAGACTTCGGGCTGTCCAACCAGCTCAACCTTATCCACGCTTCGGACTCCGAAGAGTCGGCAAAGCGCGAAATTGACCTGTGGTTCTCCTAA
- a CDS encoding VOC family protein → MRQPPRQPPRQAPKPARGGGARKPPAQRAKAPARKAPARKVPQQKGPAPKGATATKGGKLPPLTDAQQKSLQYQRNLTYWAMHGEEKEVLYDRQHAAGGEAIGTVLNADRRARWKTSYAIGAIAFLILAGYTGAMAFGAGSLNIALISFTFLAISVGFVTAEFSQRHFPEPLRHPPIAQHRLEDLIFEDDPTPRQAPPVDKTEVNSMDDLDQAFNSAASESETTTAVQSKVTADTAVLPAVTDDSEATVADAPLPKPDPAAEVGPENAPPAASEATKADAKDTLAKADAADDLADSTAENLPKPDPNEPVGPENAPEPASEEQKTAASHLVASQHSESGSPAASEPIELGPAAGSGPRHDAAAPSDSPSANPPADNATAEVTSASADSVNGPVASGLSLTDVRDVAATLVVANLDRSVEFYTQNLRLIVVDRTDEAALLEAGFGRILLWQRDDAPDEAQGIMHLTFEVGDLESTYRTMRTNGVDFAGEPADALEGQNFQLRAAAFTDPDGHGLAITERQDSP, encoded by the coding sequence ATGCGCCAGCCCCCACGGCAACCGCCGCGACAGGCACCAAAGCCCGCGCGGGGTGGCGGTGCACGGAAGCCACCGGCCCAGCGGGCCAAGGCCCCGGCTCGCAAGGCTCCGGCACGCAAGGTGCCGCAACAAAAGGGTCCGGCGCCCAAGGGTGCGACCGCTACCAAGGGCGGCAAACTGCCCCCGCTGACCGACGCGCAACAAAAGTCGCTGCAGTATCAGCGCAACCTCACCTATTGGGCGATGCACGGTGAAGAGAAGGAAGTCCTCTATGATCGCCAGCATGCCGCTGGTGGGGAGGCCATCGGCACCGTCCTCAACGCCGACCGGCGCGCGCGTTGGAAGACCTCCTACGCCATCGGGGCGATCGCGTTTCTCATCCTCGCCGGGTACACCGGCGCCATGGCGTTCGGAGCCGGAAGCCTTAACATCGCGCTAATCTCCTTCACATTCCTGGCCATCTCAGTGGGTTTTGTGACCGCCGAGTTCTCCCAGCGGCACTTTCCCGAGCCCCTCCGGCACCCGCCAATCGCGCAACATCGGCTCGAGGACCTCATCTTCGAAGACGACCCAACGCCTCGACAGGCCCCACCGGTCGATAAGACCGAAGTGAACTCGATGGACGACCTCGACCAGGCTTTCAACAGCGCCGCCAGCGAATCTGAGACGACTACGGCAGTGCAATCCAAAGTCACCGCCGACACCGCGGTCCTTCCCGCCGTCACCGACGATTCGGAGGCTACGGTCGCGGACGCTCCCCTGCCCAAACCCGACCCGGCCGCCGAAGTGGGGCCGGAAAACGCGCCTCCGGCGGCGTCCGAGGCTACCAAGGCCGACGCCAAGGACACTCTCGCCAAGGCTGACGCGGCCGATGACCTGGCCGATTCCACGGCCGAGAATCTACCGAAGCCGGATCCGAACGAGCCGGTCGGACCGGAAAACGCTCCCGAACCGGCCTCCGAGGAGCAGAAGACCGCGGCTTCGCACCTCGTGGCAAGCCAGCACTCCGAATCAGGTTCCCCGGCGGCCTCAGAACCCATCGAGCTCGGGCCGGCTGCTGGTTCGGGCCCACGCCACGACGCGGCCGCGCCCAGCGACAGCCCGTCGGCCAATCCACCGGCAGACAACGCCACTGCCGAGGTCACCAGCGCCAGCGCCGATTCTGTCAACGGCCCGGTGGCCTCGGGCCTGTCGTTGACTGACGTGCGCGACGTCGCCGCCACTCTCGTGGTGGCCAACCTTGACCGCTCCGTGGAGTTCTATACCCAGAACCTGCGTCTCATCGTCGTCGACCGCACTGACGAGGCTGCCCTGTTGGAAGCCGGATTCGGTCGCATCCTGCTGTGGCAGCGCGACGATGCTCCCGATGAAGCGCAGGGAATCATGCACTTGACCTTCGAGGTCGGCGACTTGGAATCTACCTACCGCACCATGCGCACCAATGGGGTCGACTTCGCGGGCGAACCCGCCGATGCGTTGGAGGGACAGAACTTCCAGCTACGGGCCGCCGCCTTTACTGACCCTGACGGACATGGACTCGCCATCACCGAACGACAGGACTCTCCATGA
- a CDS encoding SCO2521 family protein, with amino-acid sequence MITIGEIHSGLLHHSHGVTTDQASQLLTLVAGERARQWKRPIQHACSPTLLTGVDCLVPLAPKNEDLHARRANGHNGSVRVIGTMNSRATITGGHLLQGSTYGSIKIGTKARRMPWSYYLSQPGKVESISQSDPQRLIGGLLRAQQGPKHLDTTALATHIFHEVQAHSLLDRESPLRTARTKLRWIAIPKRYAPEAAPVSLTLDSPTDRLLYFVTDEPDSLALAHAAEDVAVHDWLLTTLLAELERAPFTNRNPEETLRMLQPVVDHLMHLWMPKARVNESLWFVWEALDKVPGFTRQWETLTRQIEGRVNSSATALTRELLSMQSRGYSTSADVGRLRY; translated from the coding sequence ATGATCACCATCGGTGAAATCCACAGCGGACTGCTACATCACTCGCACGGAGTCACCACCGACCAAGCTTCACAACTGTTGACACTGGTAGCCGGAGAGCGCGCCCGGCAGTGGAAGCGACCGATCCAACACGCCTGTTCGCCTACGTTGTTGACCGGGGTTGACTGTTTGGTTCCGCTCGCGCCTAAGAATGAGGACTTGCACGCACGCCGGGCCAATGGTCACAACGGTTCGGTGCGGGTCATCGGCACCATGAATTCGCGGGCCACCATCACCGGCGGACACCTGTTGCAGGGAAGCACGTACGGATCCATCAAAATCGGCACCAAGGCCCGCCGTATGCCGTGGTCGTACTATCTCTCCCAGCCTGGAAAGGTCGAAAGTATTTCCCAAAGCGACCCGCAGCGCCTCATTGGCGGTTTGCTGCGCGCGCAGCAGGGACCGAAGCATCTGGACACCACGGCGTTGGCCACCCACATCTTTCACGAGGTGCAGGCGCATTCGTTGCTGGATCGGGAGTCCCCTCTGCGTACGGCGCGCACGAAGCTGCGCTGGATCGCGATCCCGAAACGCTACGCGCCCGAGGCCGCACCGGTGTCGCTGACGCTCGACAGCCCCACCGACCGGTTGCTGTACTTCGTGACTGATGAGCCCGACTCCTTGGCGTTGGCACATGCGGCCGAAGACGTCGCTGTCCACGATTGGCTCTTGACCACTTTGCTGGCCGAGTTGGAGCGGGCTCCGTTCACGAACCGGAATCCCGAAGAAACGCTGCGGATGCTGCAACCAGTGGTCGATCACCTCATGCACCTGTGGATGCCCAAGGCCCGAGTGAACGAGTCGCTGTGGTTTGTGTGGGAGGCCTTGGACAAGGTGCCCGGCTTCACCCGGCAGTGGGAGACGCTGACCCGACAGATCGAAGGCCGTGTCAACAGCTCGGCCACTGCCCTGACACGGGAATTGCTCAGCATGCAAAGCCGCGGTTATTCAACCTCGGCAGATGTGGGGCGGCTCCGTTACTGA
- a CDS encoding SCO2522 family protein, which translates to METDVEYTEHDGDLEVERLGMSHLSVELGHLYADDFTGSADRLFEQMCAAAGWYEAAKAELSRKLGSRRMRVSTCYLIDDYQARQIPRPVEAIALLLKAAHEAGVTIDYIGRESACALIETRNEFAADSTHEIEIARLVAGQIVQEPPQGATGFRPRVEESGWLCNGRRSPGQNLEAMGEPSRWEAPEQYARSRLGHTIFLDTQLWEDKPDDRIWTCPMLAAVWQLLRLGLLRNHGRSVAQPEFIDFPAAISGPDKNLPLHVKAERAAKLTSDDEDMWLPDEWHKMPAVLQVNPEARPFTAYRTMSIMSGAFLETEHAVRTICSMVQVSEEVRQVVQESADREGVFCLPPEVPDRISYVFQGHW; encoded by the coding sequence ATGGAAACCGATGTTGAATACACCGAACACGACGGGGACCTCGAAGTCGAGCGCCTGGGCATGTCCCACCTGTCGGTCGAACTGGGACATCTGTACGCCGACGACTTCACCGGCTCGGCCGACCGCCTCTTCGAACAAATGTGCGCTGCGGCGGGCTGGTATGAGGCGGCCAAGGCTGAACTATCCCGCAAACTCGGCAGCCGCCGCATGCGCGTGAGCACCTGCTATCTGATCGACGACTATCAGGCCCGCCAGATCCCCAGGCCCGTCGAAGCTATCGCCCTGCTACTCAAAGCCGCCCATGAGGCCGGGGTAACGATCGACTACATCGGCCGCGAGTCCGCGTGCGCTCTCATCGAGACCAGGAACGAATTTGCCGCCGACTCCACCCATGAAATCGAAATCGCCCGCCTCGTAGCCGGGCAGATCGTCCAGGAACCCCCTCAAGGCGCCACTGGTTTCCGCCCCCGAGTTGAAGAATCGGGCTGGCTGTGCAACGGCCGCCGCTCACCCGGGCAGAACCTAGAAGCGATGGGCGAACCCTCCCGCTGGGAAGCCCCGGAACAGTACGCCCGGTCGCGCCTGGGGCACACCATTTTCCTTGACACCCAATTGTGGGAAGACAAACCAGACGACCGCATCTGGACCTGCCCCATGCTCGCCGCCGTGTGGCAGCTGCTGCGGCTGGGGCTCTTGCGCAACCACGGCCGCAGTGTCGCCCAACCGGAGTTCATTGACTTCCCCGCTGCGATCTCGGGTCCCGACAAGAACCTGCCATTGCATGTCAAAGCCGAGCGCGCCGCGAAGCTGACCAGCGATGACGAGGACATGTGGTTGCCAGATGAATGGCACAAAATGCCCGCGGTATTGCAGGTGAACCCGGAAGCGCGTCCGTTTACCGCCTATCGGACGATGAGCATCATGTCCGGAGCCTTCCTCGAAACCGAACACGCCGTCCGGACGATCTGCTCCATGGTCCAAGTCTCGGAGGAGGTCCGCCAGGTGGTGCAAGAATCAGCCGACCGCGAAGGTGTCTTCTGCCTGCCGCCAGAAGTCCCCGACCGCATCAGCTACGTCTTTCAAGGGCATTGGTAA